A region of Methanobrevibacter sp. DNA encodes the following proteins:
- the cobJ gene encoding precorrin-3B C(17)-methyltransferase — protein MINVIGIGQNRDNMTLGAIKAIEESDVIIGYKKYINQIEDLIEGKEVVKKGMGDEIARAEFAIKKSLEGQTVSLISSGDPGVFGMANVLYQIVSKYENVEIKVYPGVSALNYASSHLGAPLHDFAAISLSNILTPMSEIEKKLRYALEANLIVAIYNPISKTRKEPFRRFKECVLDIKGEDALIGIIDSTYEPPKPTIVKVKDLTEDIVNMSCTLLVGNDITYVQDDKLVTPRGYVIRSKIHPLSQNHYEKFLNGEVGHGPNRECEFYPCHFDGQYCDFCYCPFYPCGDSSTGGEWIKGKGVWNCTNCHWLHQKDTVEYIREPLENIIEDVEDLKTKKKTLLKLRKACLLKTNPNDL, from the coding sequence ATGATTAATGTAATAGGAATTGGTCAAAATAGAGACAACATGACTTTAGGAGCTATAAAAGCTATTGAAGAGTCTGATGTTATAATTGGTTATAAAAAATACATTAACCAAATTGAAGACTTAATAGAAGGTAAAGAAGTAGTTAAAAAAGGAATGGGTGATGAGATAGCCAGAGCTGAGTTTGCTATTAAAAAAAGTCTTGAAGGCCAGACCGTTTCATTAATTAGTTCCGGAGATCCCGGTGTCTTTGGAATGGCTAATGTGTTATATCAAATAGTTAGTAAATATGAAAATGTTGAAATAAAAGTTTATCCGGGAGTATCAGCACTTAATTATGCATCAAGTCATTTAGGTGCTCCTTTACATGATTTTGCAGCAATTAGCTTAAGTAATATCTTAACTCCAATGTCTGAAATTGAAAAAAAATTAAGATATGCTCTTGAAGCTAATTTGATTGTTGCAATTTATAATCCGATTAGTAAAACACGTAAAGAACCATTTAGAAGATTTAAAGAATGTGTTTTAGACATTAAAGGTGAAGATGCATTAATAGGTATAATTGATAGTACTTATGAACCTCCAAAGCCAACAATAGTTAAAGTTAAAGATTTAACTGAAGACATTGTTAACATGTCTTGTACATTACTTGTTGGTAATGATATAACTTATGTTCAAGATGATAAGTTAGTAACACCAAGAGGATATGTTATTAGGTCAAAAATACATCCATTATCACAAAATCATTATGAAAAATTTTTAAATGGCGAAGTCGGGCATGGACCAAATCGTGAATGTGAATTTTATCCATGTCACTTTGATGGTCAATACTGTGATTTCTGTTATTGTCCATTTTACCCATGTGGAGACTCTTCAACTGGTGGAGAATGGATAAAAGGAAAAGGTGTATGGAACTGTACTAACTGTCATTGGTTACACCAAAAAGATACAGTTGAATACATTAGAGAACCTTTAGAAAATATCATAGAAGATGTTGAAGATTTAAAAACAAAAAAGAAAACTTTATTAAAACTTAGAAAAGCATGCTTATTAAAAACTAATCCAAATGATCTTTAG
- a CDS encoding potassium channel family protein: MSIKNLLIEMKNMSELMVDLAYSAILFNSKTAAEEVIALENEVNSMNYEIKKESLVAARSYEDAEKLTALLEIAEAAESIANAAKDLADLVIIGFKPHPVFKMVMEESDKSIVRVTIEENSDLANNTLGDLLLVNRTGMRVIAIRRGTSWIYGPDKYTTLLPNDTLILKGTDEGADLLEKLAAGTCSLEDIPEELEDD, from the coding sequence TTGTCAATTAAAAATCTTTTAATAGAAATGAAAAATATGTCGGAGTTAATGGTCGATTTGGCTTATTCAGCTATTTTATTCAATAGTAAAACTGCAGCTGAAGAAGTTATTGCACTTGAAAATGAAGTTAACTCCATGAATTACGAAATTAAAAAGGAATCGCTGGTTGCTGCTAGATCATATGAAGATGCAGAAAAACTGACCGCATTACTTGAAATTGCAGAAGCTGCTGAAAGTATAGCAAATGCTGCAAAAGATTTAGCTGATTTAGTAATTATTGGTTTTAAACCACATCCTGTATTTAAAATGGTTATGGAAGAATCAGATAAAAGTATTGTAAGGGTTACAATTGAAGAAAATTCTGATTTAGCTAATAACACATTAGGAGATTTATTGTTAGTTAACCGTACTGGAATGAGGGTTATTGCAATTAGAAGAGGTACATCCTGGATTTATGGACCGGATAAATATACAACCTTACTTCCAAATGATACATTAATTTTAAAAGGAACAGATGAAGGTGCTGATTTACTTGAAAAATTAGCAGCAGGAACCTGTTCACTTGAAGATATTCCAGAAGAATTAGAAGACGATTAG
- a CDS encoding magnesium transporter: MTGKQKKIRTPLSVFSTFPDFVEEHGSIIKESLIALLICAIGDLCAGVILGKMTFFLEAFPGLLVIIPGAIGMRGNIFGSFASRLSTNLHIGIISPKFEFSEDLNYNIFSSFVLTLVLSLFLAIVAKILCIILHQPSIDLIDFILICVIAGIISNLIMLPITMLVSFKSFEHGWDPDNITSPIIAAFGDLFTLPAIIASIFILQAINFNFIFKEIILVIILIAIIVSFIYCYRLSYETNTILKQSTPVLLLCSLLGGAAGGVLNSAVETLLTNPSLLTLLPLFSGESGSLISILGARLSSGLHSGLVEPFKKPEGEAVHNFIISFILAVIVFPLIGLLAETSSYALGVVGVGFDKIVEISTLSGVILVAIMVIIVYYVSITSYNNLDPDNIVIPISTSITDSISSLILISISLLLLGVLI, encoded by the coding sequence GTGACAGGCAAACAGAAGAAGATTCGCACTCCACTATCTGTATTTTCAACATTTCCTGATTTTGTTGAAGAACATGGCTCTATAATCAAAGAAAGTCTTATTGCACTTTTGATTTGTGCAATTGGAGATTTATGTGCAGGTGTTATCTTAGGTAAGATGACTTTCTTTTTAGAGGCATTCCCAGGTTTACTTGTTATTATTCCTGGAGCAATAGGCATGAGAGGAAACATTTTTGGTTCTTTTGCCTCAAGATTATCAACAAACTTGCACATCGGTATAATATCACCAAAATTTGAATTTTCAGAGGATTTAAATTATAATATATTCTCATCATTTGTTTTAACATTGGTATTATCTTTATTTTTAGCTATTGTAGCAAAAATATTATGTATTATTCTACACCAACCTTCTATTGATTTAATCGATTTTATATTGATTTGTGTAATAGCGGGAATAATATCAAATTTAATCATGCTTCCAATTACCATGCTTGTCTCATTTAAAAGTTTTGAGCATGGTTGGGATCCGGATAATATAACCAGTCCTATAATAGCAGCATTTGGTGATTTATTCACATTGCCGGCGATTATTGCATCAATTTTTATATTACAGGCTATAAACTTTAATTTTATATTTAAAGAAATAATCCTTGTAATAATATTAATAGCCATTATTGTTAGTTTTATTTATTGTTACAGATTATCTTATGAGACAAATACTATTTTAAAACAGTCCACACCAGTTTTGCTTTTATGTTCATTGCTAGGAGGTGCTGCAGGTGGAGTTTTAAATTCAGCTGTTGAAACATTGCTTACAAATCCAAGTTTATTAACATTGCTTCCACTGTTTTCAGGTGAAAGCGGAAGTCTGATAAGTATTTTAGGAGCAAGATTATCATCAGGTCTTCACTCCGGTTTAGTAGAACCGTTTAAAAAACCGGAAGGAGAAGCTGTTCACAACTTCATCATCAGCTTTATCTTAGCCGTTATAGTATTCCCATTAATAGGTCTTTTGGCTGAAACTTCATCATATGCACTTGGAGTTGTTGGAGTTGGATTTGATAAAATTGTTGAAATATCAACATTATCCGGTGTTATTTTAGTTGCAATAATGGTAATAATTGTTTATTATGTATCAATAACATCATATAATAATTTAGACCCGGATAATATTGTAATTCCTATTTCAACCAGTATAACAGATTCAATTTCCAGTCTGATTTTAATTTCAATTTCTTTGTTATTGTTGGGTGTTTTAATTTAG
- a CDS encoding Zn-ribbon domain-containing OB-fold protein: MSDTVRTWRHIQQRYNLIGSKCNTCGEVFFPSRVVCPNCRRKGDLEPFQFSGKGKIYTYSVIRSAPDDFKKSAPYAVAVIELEEGAKLTSQLVDCDVETLEIGDDVEMVFRRVREDGEDGVISYGYKFKVIK, from the coding sequence ATGTCTGATACTGTAAGAACATGGCGTCATATACAACAAAGATATAATCTTATAGGTTCAAAATGTAACACTTGTGGTGAAGTATTCTTCCCATCTCGTGTAGTTTGTCCTAATTGTAGAAGAAAAGGAGATCTTGAACCTTTCCAATTTTCCGGAAAAGGTAAAATTTATACTTACTCAGTAATTAGATCAGCACCTGATGACTTTAAAAAATCAGCTCCATATGCTGTAGCTGTAATTGAACTTGAAGAAGGTGCAAAATTAACCTCACAATTAGTAGATTGTGATGTTGAAACTTTAGAAATCGGTGACGATGTAGAAATGGTATTTAGAAGAGTAAGAGAAGATGGAGAGGATGGAGTAATCTCCTATGGATATAAATTCAAAGTTATCAAATAA